GTGGGCAGCGAGCCGGTGCGGCGACTGCACCCCCGATCGGTCCAACTGCTCCGGCTGGGCGGGCAGGCGGTGCCGGAACGCATCGTGAACGAAGTCGCAGCGTTTCTGATCATCTACATTGCGACGTGGTTTGCCGGCTTCGTAACGCTGGCGGCCACCGGGCTTGACGTGACAAGCGCCGCCTCGGCCACCATCGCGTCCCTGGGAAACATCGGCCCCGGCTTCGGGAGCGTCGGCCCGACAGGAAACTACGCGCATCTCACCCCGGCGGCCAAGCTGGTGCTGAGCTTCCTGATGGTGGTAGGCCGGCTCGAAGTGTACAGCGTGCTGGCACTGCTGCACCCCGACTTCTGGCGGCCACGCTGAGCGCTGGGACTGCACGGCCCTTCAGCAAGCCTGTCCCGCCGGAGATACCGGTCTACCTCGGCAGCCTCACCTGGGCGGAGCTTGCTGGTCCGTCTCGCCGTCAGGTTTCATCGCCGGGTGACCGGCCCATCGTGCCGGTACGCTCTGTGGCCGGCCCAGGAGAGCACCCCTCAGGCGGAGGCCCCCCAGGCTCGGTCGTGATAATACCCGGATGGCCCCATCATCGACCTCGGCTTGCAGACGATCTCACGGATCTCCAGCCCGTGGCGCGGGTCGAAGGCCGAGTCCGAGTAGGAAGGCTTGATGACCACGGCCGTGTCCAGGCCTTGCTCCGTGCCGCCGAACGCGACCACTTCTCGGTCGACGGGAACCAACCCGGCATCAGCGGCCGCCATCGTCGTAAAGACAGCGACTTTCAA
Above is a window of Bacillota bacterium DNA encoding:
- a CDS encoding potassium transporter TrkG, whose translation is VGSEPVRRLHPRSVQLLRLGGQAVPERIVNEVAAFLIIYIATWFAGFVTLAATGLDVTSAASATIASLGNIGPGFGSVGPTGNYAHLTPAAKLVLSFLMVVGRLEVYSVLALLHPDFWRPR